In one window of Synechococcus sp. M16CYN DNA:
- a CDS encoding Hsp20/alpha crystallin family protein has protein sequence MLTTRRSPFELFERLEQQLITTAWVPPAEILDAESAYTVRLELPGVDHESINIKATDHNLVISAKRPDTTNYDSVSPVLSEFRSGAWSRSFCFPHNLDREQLKATYRNGILEVIAGKAIMHTSVTVKIED, from the coding sequence ATGCTGACCACCCGTCGATCACCTTTCGAACTGTTTGAACGTCTTGAACAACAACTTATCACCACTGCATGGGTTCCCCCTGCTGAGATTCTCGATGCCGAATCGGCCTATACCGTGCGACTCGAACTTCCAGGAGTGGATCACGAATCAATCAACATCAAAGCCACAGATCACAACCTCGTAATCAGCGCTAAACGTCCTGATACAACCAATTACGATTCAGTATCCCCTGTGCTGAGTGAATTTCGTAGTGGCGCATGGAGCCGCAGTTTTTGCTTTCCTCACAATCTTGATCGTGAGCAGCTAAAAGCAACTTATCGCAATGGAATACTAGAAGTCATAGCAGGCAAAGCTATCATGCATACCAGCGTTACAGTGAAAATTGAAGATTGA
- a CDS encoding diflavin flavoprotein produces the protein MVVAPTAPHLSLQCKTIASDTTAIRSLDWERNRFDIEFGLRNGTTYNSFLVRGERTALIDSTHTKFRDSWVPLLKGIINPLKIDILIVSHTEPDHSGLIGDLIDLNPKIEIVGSKIAIQFLQNQVHRPFRSHIVKSGEKLDMGINPNSGIQHCFEFLSAPNLHWPDTIFSFDYGTGVLYTCDAFGLHYCSEELFDSDPDVIAPDFRFYYDCLMGPNARSVLQALKRMDALPEINTVAVGHGPLLRYHLSHWLNSYREWSNQRSKGESCAVICYISQYGFSDRVSQAIAHGISNAGAQVQLVDLRATDPQEITALIGDAKAVVVPTWSEQPDASVRTAIGTLLAALHSKQLVGVYDAFGTNDKPIDAVAEQLLSQGQKQAFAPLRIHQVPRGSDYQRCEESGTDLGQLLTKEKTIAAMKNLDGDLDKALGRISSGLYVVTASQGSEGSLRRSAMVASWVSQASFHPPGITVAVAKDRAIEALMQVGDYFVLNVLRKNNHQPLLRHFLKRFPPGADRFAGVALLDGMAEGGPVLSDALAFLDCCVEQRMEGPDHWIVYATVKQGNVADVNGNTAVHHRKVGNHY, from the coding sequence ATGGTTGTTGCCCCCACCGCCCCTCACCTGAGCCTGCAGTGCAAAACTATTGCCTCGGACACAACTGCTATTCGGTCTTTGGACTGGGAACGCAACCGCTTTGACATCGAATTCGGTTTACGCAATGGCACTACTTACAACTCCTTCCTTGTAAGAGGTGAGCGCACAGCCCTCATTGACAGCACTCATACTAAATTTAGAGACAGCTGGGTTCCATTACTAAAGGGGATAATCAATCCTCTCAAGATTGATATACTAATTGTGAGTCATACTGAACCCGATCACTCCGGTCTCATTGGAGATCTAATAGATCTCAATCCTAAAATTGAAATCGTGGGATCAAAAATAGCTATTCAGTTTCTTCAAAACCAGGTGCACCGGCCATTCAGATCCCACATTGTGAAAAGTGGTGAGAAACTGGACATGGGTATCAATCCAAATAGCGGTATCCAGCACTGTTTTGAATTTCTCAGCGCTCCAAACCTACACTGGCCAGATACTATTTTCTCCTTCGATTACGGCACCGGTGTGCTTTACACCTGTGACGCCTTCGGCCTTCACTATTGCTCTGAGGAACTATTCGACAGCGATCCTGACGTTATCGCTCCTGACTTTCGATTTTATTACGACTGCTTGATGGGTCCCAATGCTCGCAGTGTTTTGCAGGCTCTCAAACGTATGGATGCTTTGCCAGAAATTAATACGGTCGCCGTTGGCCATGGTCCCTTATTACGCTACCATCTCAGTCACTGGCTTAACAGCTACCGCGAGTGGAGCAATCAGCGCAGCAAAGGCGAGAGTTGCGCCGTTATTTGTTACATCAGTCAATATGGCTTTTCAGATCGAGTTAGCCAAGCCATCGCTCATGGCATCAGCAATGCTGGCGCTCAAGTACAACTGGTGGATCTACGGGCTACTGACCCTCAGGAGATCACTGCGCTAATTGGCGATGCTAAAGCCGTGGTTGTGCCCACATGGTCTGAACAACCCGATGCCAGTGTGCGGACTGCTATCGGTACCCTTTTGGCGGCATTGCACTCCAAACAACTAGTAGGGGTATACGACGCTTTTGGTACCAACGATAAACCAATTGATGCTGTAGCAGAACAATTACTTAGCCAAGGTCAAAAACAGGCTTTTGCACCATTACGCATCCATCAAGTGCCTCGAGGAAGTGATTACCAGCGCTGCGAAGAATCGGGCACCGACTTGGGTCAACTGCTGACCAAAGAGAAAACCATTGCGGCAATGAAAAACCTCGACGGTGACCTTGACAAAGCCCTTGGACGCATCAGTAGCGGTCTTTATGTAGTTACAGCTAGTCAGGGATCGGAAGGCTCTTTGCGTCGCAGCGCCATGGTAGCTAGCTGGGTAAGCCAAGCCAGCTTTCATCCTCCAGGCATCACAGTTGCGGTTGCGAAAGACAGGGCAATTGAGGCTCTCATGCAAGTGGGAGATTACTTTGTGCTCAATGTGCTGCGTAAAAACAATCACCAGCCACTACTGCGCCATTTTCTTAAACGCTTCCCTCCCGGTGCCGATCGTTTTGCAGGCGTCGCGCTGCTGGATGGCATGGCAGAGGGTGGACCTGTACTTAGCGATGCTTTGGCTTTCCTAGACTGCTGCGTGGAACAACGGATGGAAGGACCCGACCACTGGATCGTCTACGCCACAGTAAAGCAGGGCAACGTAGCCGATGTTAACGGGAACACTGCTGTCCATCACCGCAAAGTGGGTAACCATTACTGA